A genomic stretch from Erigeron canadensis isolate Cc75 chromosome 9, C_canadensis_v1, whole genome shotgun sequence includes:
- the LOC122583321 gene encoding uncharacterized protein LOC122583321 → MSLPKSTAFFCNVLNHVKIAILNVLPFKEGSLPVKYLGVPLVSSRLMLQDCRVLVDKVKKRVDDWKNKFLSFAGRLQLINSVISSLHVYWCSVFILPSRVILDIEQIMRGFLWSHGTVQKGKAKVAWDVWVHSYKLRGKSFWEVQPAGNVSWCWRKLLQVRTLLRTFFWHKLGNGNLTSAWFDLWCDNGPLMDNLTPRMITSAGFQMNSKVFMRFCIMEIGYGQILGIPDWCIPKHSFILWLVMLKKLKPQDMLRSWDMSSSSSMDVVCPLCEITPDSHNHLFFDCVYSTQVWSLICAKTQLITSAVSWDDIVAEIIPFAHKNSIKSVVTKLLLAAFVYFLWNERNSRLFARNRRSAGQLAEQITNTIRMKLITFRFKKSRKLDELRIAWSLPSYVIHDR, encoded by the exons ATGAGTCTTCCAAAGAGCACTGCTTTTTTCTGCAATGTTTTGAACCATGTTAAAATTGCTATTCTTAATGTGTTACCTTTTAAGGAGGGTTCGTTACCAGTGAAGTATTTGGGAGTGCCTTTAGTATCTTCTAGATTGATGCTACAGGATTGTAGAGTGTTAGTtgataaagtaaagaaaagagTTGATGACTGGAAGAATAAGTTTCTTTCTTTTGCAGGAAGACTTCAACTTATTAATTCGGTTATTTCCTCCTTGCATGTTTACTGGTGTTCTGTTTTTATACTTCCTTCGCGAGTTATTTTGGATATTGAGCAAATTATGCGAGGTTTTCTATGGAGTCATGGTACAGTACAAAAAGGGAAAGCGAAAGTTGCATGGGATGTT TGGGTTCATTCGTATAAACTTCGAGGTAAGAGCTTTTGGGAAGTTCAACCAGCAGGTAATGTTTCTTGGTGTTGGCGAAAGCTTCTTCAGGTTCGTACATTATTAAGAACATTTTTCTGGCATAAATTGGGTAATGGTAATTTGACTTCTGCTTGGTTTGATTTATGGTGTGACAATGGTCCTTTGATGGATAACTTAACACCTAGAATGATTACAAGCGCTGGATTCCAAATGAACTCGAAGGTTTTTATGAGGTTTTGTATAATGGAAATTGGGTATGGCCAGATTCTTGGAATTCCAGATTGG TGCATTCCGAAGCACTCCTTTATTCTTTGGTTGGTGATGCTTAAGAAGCTGAAACCTCAAGATATGCTTCGCTCTTGGGATATGTCGTCTAGTAGTTCGATGGATGTTGTTTGCCCTTTGTGTGAGATTACTCCGGATTCTCATAATCACCTTTTCTTTGATTGTGTTTATTCGACTCAGGTTTGGAGTTTGATTTGTGCAAAAACACAGCTCATTACTTCGGCTGTGAGTTGGGATGATATTGTTGCTGAGATTATACCTTTTGCGCATAAGAACTCGATTAAGAGTGTGGTTACTAAACTACTGCTTGCTGCTTTTGTTTATTTCCTTTGGAATGAGAGAAACTCGAGATTGTTTGCTAGAAATCGAAGAAGTGCAGGTCAATTGGCTGAACAGATTACTAATACTATACGGATGAAATTGATTACTTTTCGATTcaagaaatcaagaaaattggATGAGTTGCGGATAGCTTGGTCTCTTCCCTCTTACGTTATTCATGATAGATAG
- the LOC122583322 gene encoding uncharacterized protein LOC122583322: MQLRDRCWADFITEVHEGKNSMTQPVSLEVTGSVEHDTWKLYTDGAASSDGCGVGLMLISPEGKEFTYALRFEFEVTNNEAKYEALLAGLQMARDMKIRNIHSYVDSQLVACQVKGEYDAKQGTTKLYLQKVRELIECFNHFEIEHIRRNQNKKADALSKLASLIFGHLGKQVLVEVLKERSIEEKQVSDLVEEEGKNWMTAIYEFLLSGMLPADKDEARKIRVKAPQYKILDKKLYKKGFVTLWLRCVGPKQAEMIIREYTRESAEPIRGQGLSQQRP; encoded by the coding sequence ATGCAGTTAAGGGACAGGTGTTGGGCTGACTTCATCACCGAAGTCCATGAAGGAAAAAACTCCATGACGCAGCCTGTATCGTTAGAGGTAACAGGAAGTGTCGAACATGACACCTGGAAGTTGTATACCGACGGGGCTGCTAGTTCGGACGGATGTGGGGTAGGCCTCATGTTGATTAGCCCAGAGGGCAAAGAATTTACTTACGCACTGAGGTTTGAGTTCGAAGTAACCAACAACGAGGCCAAGTATGAAGCACTGCTAGCAGGATTGCAAATGGCCAGGGACATGAAGATCCGCAATATCCATTCATATGTCGACTCCCAGCTAGTGGCGTGCCAAGTGAAAGGAGAGTACGATGCGAAGCAAGGAACGACAAAGCTATACCTGCAAAAGGTACGAGAATTAATTGAATGCTTCAATCACTTCGAGATAGAGCATATCCGAAGAAATCAGAACAAAAAAGCAGATGCCTTGAGCAAGTTAGCCTCGCTCATATTTGGACATTTAGGAAAACAAGTACTAGTGGAAGTTCTGAAGGAAAGATCGATAGAAGAAAAACAGGTTTCGGACCTAGTAGAGGAAGAAGGAAAGAATTGGATGACCGCCATTTACGAATTCTTACTAAGCGGGATGCTTCCGGCCGATAAAGATGAGGCCCGAAAGATAAGAGTCAAAGCCCCGCAATACAAAATATTAGAtaagaaattatataaaaaaggcTTTGTCACGCTGTGGCTTCGTTGTGTAGGGCCTAAGCAAGCAGAGATGATAATCAGAGAATACACGAGGGAATCTGCGGAGCCCATTCGGGGGCAGGGTCTGTCGCAACAAAGGCCATGA
- the LOC122583323 gene encoding uncharacterized protein LOC122583323, whose amino-acid sequence MAFPVVEMYVKNAWAKFGLKKVMMNTSGFFFFQFESKEGMLQVLEKGPWMIRSIPIFLNEWNPNVSLAKVDMTNVPVRVKLYDVPLAAYTEDGLSMLASKLGQPILLDTYTSHMCVNSWGRHSYARALIEIDATRGFKENLVIGIPNVNGEGFSKETVSIEYEWRPPHCTHCNVFGHKDNNCPMQVKNSEKLKNNARDSNISFGSDDNEVEDVYDEQADFVKNNIGASTPKQPVSHVLHTQIIFKDEKKDLLCSFVYAHNRYSQRRELWRNLDMHKVYVHNNAWCILGDFNADSFMGVVAIFQPYRISDHSPAILRLPRKVKFVPRPFKFSNVLIQDPGFSQVVASAWKTDVQGFQMYRVVKMLKSLKKPLRKLLYDKGNLHRKVELCRKDLDEVQKLLDSDPFNSVIREDHATCLNAFNEALLDEERFLKQKAKVEWLLDGDDVKNAFIAHYTQFLGQSAPVLRLNSLHLFDNRLSQEQALLMISEVTDDEVKRAMFSMGDDKSPGPDGFSAGFFKATWSIIGVDVIKAIKEFFSSSNLLKELNHTVIALLPKVKTPTFVTDFRPISLCNVLFKCITKILSNRIKNSLKDLAYDTVDWGFLKRILLGFGFHPRMVSWIMECATTTTFSVSINGTTHGYFQGKRGLRQGDPLSPYLFTLVMEVLNLILKRQVAILNVLSFDEGTLPVKYLGVPLVSSRLRYRDCRLQLINSVIASMHVYWSSAFILPSQVIHEIEQMMRNFLWSSGEYKRGQSKVAWEVVCLPKTEGGLGIRRIEAFNNALISVHIRNIVAHKESL is encoded by the exons ATGGCTTTTCCTGTTGTTGAAATGTACGTTAAGAATGCTTGGGCGAAATTTGGCTTAAAAAAGGTCATGATGAATACGTCGGGGTTCTTTTTCTTTCAGTTTGAGTCAAAGGAAGGAATGCTTCAAGTTTTAGAAAAAGGACCATGGATGATACGGTCTATACCTATATTCCTAAATGAATGGAATCCTAATGTTTCACTGGCTAAAGTGGACATGACCAATGTTCCGGTGCGGGTTAAATTGTATGATGTTCCATTGGCAGCTTATACGGAGGATGGTCTCAGCATGTTGGCATCCAAATTAGGTCAACCAATTTTACTTGATACTTATACTAGTCATATGTGTGTGAACTCTTGGGGTAGGCACTCATATGCAAGGGCGTTGATTGAAATTGATGCTACACGAGGTTTTAAAGAGAACTTGGTAATTGGCATTCCTAATGTAAATGGGGAGGGATTTTCTAAGGAAACGGTGTCCATTGAATATGAATGGCGACCACCACATTGCACTCATTGTAATGTTTTTGGCCACAAGGATAATAACTGCCCGATGCAAGTTAAG AATTCTGAAAAGTTGAAGAACAATGCTCGGGATTCGAATATCTCATTTGGTAGTGATGATAATGAAGTGGAAGACGTGTATGATGAGCAGGCTGATTTTGTTAAGAACAATATAGGGGCAAGCACTCCTAAACAGCCGGTTTCCCAT GTTTTACACACACAGATTATTTTCAAGGATGAAAAGAAGGATCTGTTGTGTTCATTTGTTTATGCCCACAATCGTTATTCTCAAAGGCGTGAGCTGTGGCGTAATCTAGATATGCATAAGGTTTATGTTCATAATAATGCATGGTGTATTTTAGGCGATTTTAATGCAG ATAGTTTTATGGGTGTTGTGGCTATTTTCCAACCTTATAGAATATCTGATCATTCTCCGGCTATTTTGCGTTTGCCAAGGAAAGTTAAGTTTGTGCCTCGGCCGTTTAAGTTTTCCAATGTTCTTATTCAGGATCCAGGATTTAGCCAAGTGGTTGCTTCGGCTTGGAAAACTGACGTGCAAGGATTCCAAATGTATCGTGTGGTAAAGATGTTAAAAAGTTTGAAGAAACCTTTACGTAAACTTCTGTATGATAAAGGAAATCTGCATCGTAAGGTAGAACTGTGTAGAAAGGATTTGGATGAGGTGCAAAAGTTGCTTGATTCGGATCCATTTAATTCTGTGATTAGAGAGGACCATGCTACCTGCCTCAATGCTTTTAATGAAGCACTTCTGGATGAGGAACGGTTTTTGAAACAGAAAGCTAAGGTTGAATG GCTTCTTGATGGTGATGATGTAAAGAATGCTTTTATCGCGCATTATACCCAATTTTTGGGTCAAAGTGCGCCGGTTTTAAGACTAAATTCTTTGCATTTATTTGATAACAGATTATCTCAGGAGCAAGCTTTGCTAATGATTTCTGAGGTTACTGATGACGAAGTGAAAAGGGCCATGTTTTCTATGGGAGATGATAAATCTCCAGGACCGGATGGATTTTCAGCTGGTTTTTTTAAAGCAACTTGGAGTATTATTGGTGTTGATGTTATTAAGGCGATTAAAGAATTTTTTTCATCAAGCAATTTACTCAAGGAACTCAATCATACGGTTATTGCATTACTTCCCAAAGTTAAGACTCCTACTTTTGTCACAGATTTTCGACCAATCTCTCTTTGTAACGTGTTGTTCAAATGCATTACGAAGATTTTGTCGAACAGAATAAAGAATTCTTTGAAGGATTTG GCATATGATACGGTTGATTGGGGTTTTCTTAAGCGCATTCTTCTAGGTTTTGGTTTTCACCCTCGTATGGTTTCTTGGATCATGGAATGTGCGACTACTACTACTTTTTCGGTGTCTATTAATGGTACTACTCATGGTTATTTTCAAGGCAAGAGAGGTCTTCGGCAGGGTGACCCGCTGTCTCCGTATTTATTTACTTTGGTTATGGAAGTTTTGAATTTGATCCTGAAGAGACAG GTTGCTATTCTAAATGTTTTATCTTTCGATGAAGGCACTTTACCGGTTAAGTACTTGGGTGTCCCTTTGGTGTCTTCAAGACTGCGATATCGTGACT GTCGCCTTCAGTTGATCAACTCTGTTATTGCTTCTATGCATGTGTATTGGTCTTCGGCTTTCATTCTTCCCTCTCAAGTTATCCACGAAATTGAACAAATGATGAGAAATTTCCTATGGAGTAGTGGTGAATATAAACGGGGTCAGTCCAAAGTTGCTTGGGAGGTTGTGTGTCTTCCAAAGACTGAAGGAGGATTAGGTATACGACGTATTGAAGCTTTCAATAATGCTCTAATTTCGGTCCATATAAGGAATATTGTAGCTCATAAGGAATCTCTTTAG
- the LOC122583325 gene encoding uncharacterized protein LOC122583325, protein MTASTWYDSWNSLCPLSDHLSPRMITSAGFSLNEKVADIIVYNTWKWPSEWTDRFPNIQIPVLNTLELDRLMWKDSNQYLLDFSVNVVWEDLRPQAAIVDWFPIVWFNQNVPKHAFILWLIFKQKLKTQDMMAHWDVNRSLSLCCSLCELQPDSHNHLFFECPFSSQVWNSVKSRAELNNVAPDWMSIVATIIPIANKSSVQSVVAKLVLAASTYFICDERNARLFRQQKRTRDQLIGVIVQTVRLKLLTCRFKRTRRVERFLTAWDLPFSLIH, encoded by the coding sequence ATGACTGCTTCGACATGGTATGATTCCTGGAATTCTCTGTGTCCTCTATCAGATCACTTATCTCCTAGAATGATCACTAGTGCTGGATTTTCTCTCAATGAAAAGGTAGCGGATATTATTGTTTATAATACCTGGAAATGGCCAAGTGAATGGACGGATAGATTCCCAAATATTCAGATCCCTGTTTTGAATACTTTGGAATTGGATCGACTTATGTGGAAAGATTCTAACCAATATCTGCTGGATTTTTCGGTCAATGTGGTGTGGGAGGATCTGCGTCCTCAAGCTGCTATAGTGGATTGGTTCCCGATTGTTTGGTTTAATCAGAATGTACCGAAGCATGCTTTTATCTTATGGCtgatttttaaacaaaagtTGAAGACTCAAGACATGATGGCACATTGGGATGTGAATAGATCTCTTTCTCTTTGCTGCTCGTTGTGCGAGCTACAACCGGATTCTCATAACCACCTGTTTTTTGAATGCCCTTTTTCTTCACAGGTTTGGAATTCTGTCAAGTCTAGAGCGGAGTTGAATAATGTTGCTCCAGATTGGATGTCTATTGTTGCTACAATTATTCCTATAGCAAACAAGTCCTCTGTGCAAAGCGTTGTTGCAAAACTTGTTTTGGCTGCATCTACATACTTTATATGTGATGAACGTAATGCAAGATTATTTCGTCAACAAAAAAGAACGAGGGATCAATTAATTGGTGTTATTGTTCAGACAGTAAGGCTCAAACTCCTTACGTGCAGATTCAAGAGGACAAGGCGTGTTGAGCGGTTCTTAACAGCTTGGGATTTACCTTTCTCGTTAATTCACTGA